In Symbiobacterium terraclitae, a single window of DNA contains:
- the uvrC gene encoding excinuclease ABC subunit UvrC, which produces MDLGEQIRLLPERPGCYLYKDSSGRIIYVGKARNLKNRVRQYFQSSRNLTAKVLAMVSQIAEIEHIVTDTETEALVLESNLIKKHKPKYNIRLRDDKHYPYLRLTLTEQWPRLVVTRSMKKDGSRYFGPFTSSQAMWETMKLARRLFPLRTCNDPSRHPRACLQYHIGRCLGPCLPDFDRHAAYADAVRDLQAFLEGRTQEVVARIRARMEQAAENLEFERAAELRDQMRAIEKVTEKQKIIGHEMEDLDAIAYARLYDEACVQVFFVRQGKLVGRDQFIMAGADEMEGGEILAAFIQQHYAQTDFVPREILVSEEVPEAGVLVEWLSSKRGARVVLRRPQRGEKRALVEMVSQNAQEAMAERRQQRELELAATEGALMELQQALGLPRLPHRIECFDISHVQGSEVVASMVVFEGGRPKKEDYRRFKMKVDQNNDFANMAEAVTRRFRRGLAERAARVEGRVKDLAEGRVAEEGVEYGEKFAEFPDLLIIDGGKGQLAYARAAMRELGVDHIPTFGLAKEEELLCAEDRPDWIELPRGSQGLFLLQRIRDEAHRFAITYHRKLHRKATTRSRLDDVPGIGPKRKKALLQHFGSLKAIRAASVEEVAAVPGLNRELAERVKEALGGASQ; this is translated from the coding sequence CGGAACGGCCGGGGTGCTACCTGTACAAGGACAGCTCCGGCCGCATTATCTACGTCGGCAAGGCGCGGAACCTGAAGAACCGCGTGCGCCAGTACTTCCAGTCTTCCCGCAACCTCACGGCCAAGGTGCTGGCCATGGTCAGCCAGATTGCGGAAATCGAGCATATCGTCACGGACACGGAAACCGAGGCGCTCGTGCTCGAGTCTAACCTGATCAAGAAGCACAAACCCAAGTACAACATCCGGCTGCGGGACGACAAGCACTACCCCTACCTGCGGCTGACGCTCACCGAGCAGTGGCCGCGGCTGGTCGTGACCCGCTCCATGAAGAAGGACGGCTCCCGCTACTTCGGACCCTTTACCAGCAGCCAGGCCATGTGGGAGACCATGAAGCTGGCCCGGCGGCTCTTCCCGCTGCGCACCTGCAACGACCCGTCCCGGCATCCCCGGGCCTGCCTGCAGTATCACATCGGGCGCTGCCTCGGTCCGTGCCTGCCGGACTTCGACCGGCATGCGGCCTACGCCGACGCCGTGCGCGACCTGCAGGCCTTCCTGGAGGGCCGCACGCAGGAGGTCGTGGCACGCATCCGTGCCCGCATGGAGCAGGCCGCGGAGAATCTGGAGTTCGAGCGGGCGGCCGAGCTGCGCGACCAGATGCGGGCCATCGAAAAGGTGACCGAGAAGCAGAAGATCATCGGCCACGAGATGGAGGACCTGGACGCGATCGCCTACGCCCGCCTCTACGATGAGGCCTGCGTACAGGTGTTCTTCGTCCGGCAGGGGAAGCTGGTGGGACGCGACCAGTTCATCATGGCGGGTGCCGATGAGATGGAGGGCGGGGAGATCCTCGCCGCCTTCATCCAGCAGCACTACGCCCAGACCGACTTCGTTCCGAGGGAGATCCTCGTGAGCGAGGAAGTCCCCGAGGCCGGTGTGCTGGTGGAGTGGCTCTCGTCCAAGCGCGGTGCGCGGGTTGTGCTTCGCCGCCCGCAGCGGGGGGAGAAGCGCGCGCTCGTGGAGATGGTGAGCCAGAACGCCCAGGAGGCCATGGCCGAGCGCCGGCAGCAGCGGGAGCTGGAGCTGGCGGCCACCGAGGGTGCGCTGATGGAGCTGCAGCAGGCCCTGGGCCTGCCGCGCCTGCCCCACCGCATCGAGTGCTTTGACATCTCGCACGTGCAGGGCTCGGAGGTCGTGGCTTCCATGGTGGTCTTCGAGGGCGGCCGGCCCAAGAAGGAAGACTACCGCCGCTTCAAGATGAAGGTGGATCAGAACAACGACTTCGCCAACATGGCGGAGGCCGTCACGCGCCGGTTCCGGCGGGGCCTGGCCGAACGGGCCGCCCGGGTGGAGGGTCGCGTCAAGGACCTGGCCGAGGGGCGCGTGGCCGAGGAGGGAGTGGAGTACGGGGAGAAGTTCGCCGAGTTCCCCGACCTCCTGATCATCGACGGCGGCAAAGGGCAGCTCGCCTACGCCAGGGCGGCGATGCGGGAGCTCGGCGTGGATCACATCCCGACGTTCGGGCTGGCCAAGGAAGAGGAGCTGCTCTGCGCCGAGGACCGCCCGGACTGGATCGAGCTGCCGAGGGGCTCCCAGGGGCTCTTCCTGCTCCAGCGGATCCGGGACGAGGCCCACCGCTTCGCCATCACCTACCACCGCAAGCTTCACCGCAAGGCGACCACGCGCAGCCGCCTCGACGACGTGCCGGGCATCGGTCCGAAGCGGAAGAAGGCGCTGCTGCAGCACTTCGGCTCCCTGAAGGCGATCCGGGCCGCCTCCGTGGAGGAGGTGGCAGCGGTTCCAGGCCTGAACCGGGAGCTGGCCGAACGCGTGAAGGAGGCGCTGGGCGGGGCATCGCAGTAG
- a CDS encoding redoxin domain-containing protein translates to MQRAAGAAVLLIWAAVLLGGAFRPQGSTPVGPEHPYVGHAAPALALADPSGRPVSLADLRGRAVFLNFWASWCGPCRAEMPEIQRLAESLPDGAAILTVNVTAQERSPEAALAYLREHGYTFPVALDPTGAASDRYQVASLPTSLFISPEGAVTARVAGPLTLRAMQGYLSEAQAGPPRTAGLPGPGSLLPEALSLGPAVLPTRALFWSAGALAAYLAAGQTGRELVFNLALGSLLGAKLIYVLLDPAAYLRSPGLLLGFPHGTQALPGALIGGLALAFWGLRRTADRLPAWDRAAPALLCGAGLGMLGSPGPADWVYGPLLLAAGVAALALARAMPRAGDATAMALTLGGLAVVLADLARPAASPAGVSALQVAAGLAATAAWLWRRRRPERA, encoded by the coding sequence ATGCAGAGAGCGGCCGGTGCCGCCGTGCTGCTGATCTGGGCCGCGGTGCTGCTGGGCGGCGCCTTCCGGCCGCAGGGCAGCACCCCGGTCGGACCCGAGCACCCCTACGTCGGCCATGCCGCCCCTGCGCTCGCGCTCGCCGATCCGTCGGGCCGGCCGGTCAGCCTGGCCGACCTGCGCGGCCGCGCCGTCTTCCTCAACTTCTGGGCCTCCTGGTGCGGCCCATGCCGGGCGGAGATGCCCGAGATCCAGCGGCTCGCCGAGTCGCTGCCCGACGGAGCGGCCATCCTGACAGTGAACGTGACCGCGCAGGAGCGCAGCCCGGAAGCCGCGCTGGCGTACCTGAGAGAGCACGGTTACACGTTCCCGGTGGCGCTGGACCCGACGGGGGCGGCAAGCGACCGGTACCAGGTGGCGTCGCTGCCCACCAGCCTCTTCATCAGCCCGGAGGGCGCGGTGACCGCGCGGGTGGCCGGGCCGCTCACCCTGCGTGCGATGCAGGGGTACCTGTCCGAGGCGCAGGCCGGCCCTCCCCGGACAGCAGGCCTGCCCGGACCCGGCAGCCTGCTGCCGGAGGCCCTGAGCCTGGGTCCGGCGGTACTGCCCACCCGGGCGCTCTTCTGGTCGGCCGGCGCGCTGGCGGCCTACCTGGCCGCCGGGCAGACGGGCCGGGAGCTGGTGTTCAACCTTGCCCTGGGCAGCCTGCTGGGGGCGAAGCTCATCTACGTCTTGCTGGACCCCGCGGCGTACCTGCGGAGCCCCGGGCTGCTCCTCGGCTTCCCCCACGGCACCCAGGCCCTGCCCGGCGCCCTCATCGGGGGCCTCGCCCTCGCCTTCTGGGGGCTGCGCCGTACCGCGGACCGGCTCCCGGCCTGGGACCGGGCGGCCCCTGCGCTCCTGTGCGGAGCCGGCCTGGGAATGCTCGGCTCCCCGGGGCCTGCGGACTGGGTGTACGGCCCCCTGCTGCTGGCCGCCGGCGTGGCCGCCCTGGCCCTCGCCAGGGCCATGCCCCGGGCGGGAGATGCGACGGCGATGGCACTGACGCTGGGCGGGCTGGCCGTGGTGCTGGCGGACCTGGCGCGGCCGGCCGCCTCCCCGGCCGGTGTGAGCGCCCTCCAGGTCGCAGCGGGGCTCGCGGCGACGGCCGCATGGCTCTGGCGGCGGAGGCGGCCGGAGCGCGCGTGA
- a CDS encoding RNA polymerase sigma factor, which translates to MEAFAALVDRHKGRVYRTLYQVVGDANEAQDLAQEVFVKVFRSLSSYRGDAAFTTWLHRICLNLAFDWLRARKRRPLTVPLEPPPGCEEQRPTDLPSNEEGPEERTLREERRERLREAIGRLSPDYREVVLLYHFHHLSYQQIADRLGIPVRTVETRLYRARANLKRLLTSMEGGDRGELQRPAPAAGSLLGSGAR; encoded by the coding sequence ATGGAGGCCTTCGCGGCCCTTGTGGATCGGCACAAGGGCCGGGTTTACCGCACCCTTTACCAGGTGGTGGGCGATGCGAACGAGGCCCAGGACCTGGCCCAGGAGGTCTTCGTGAAGGTCTTCCGCTCCCTCTCGAGCTATCGGGGCGACGCGGCCTTCACCACCTGGCTCCACCGCATCTGCCTCAACCTGGCCTTCGACTGGCTCAGGGCCCGCAAGCGCCGGCCGCTGACGGTGCCGCTCGAGCCCCCGCCCGGTTGCGAGGAGCAGCGGCCTACCGACCTGCCCAGCAACGAGGAGGGGCCGGAGGAGCGGACCCTGCGGGAAGAGCGCCGGGAGCGCCTGCGGGAAGCGATCGGACGGCTCTCGCCGGACTACCGGGAGGTCGTGCTGCTCTATCACTTCCACCACCTCAGCTACCAGCAGATCGCAGACCGGCTCGGGATCCCGGTTCGGACCGTGGAGACACGCCTGTACCGGGCCAGGGCGAACCTGAAACGGCTGCTCACGAGCATGGAGGGAGGTGACCGCGGTGAACTGCAGCGACCTGCACCGGCTGCTGGAAGCCTACTGGGCTCGGGCGCTCGCTGA
- a CDS encoding SHOCT-like domain-containing protein, which produces MDEERQLILQMLADGKISVAEADMLLKALAEAEAAAAAPPPPRQEPRPRLRDLVRQALQEADRALDRAVKTVEERVAEQEQREPYRQIRTLAVWLDRNAQGPAGAVDRDAKQAADEADRAGNTAADEVDGTLNTVADEVDRTVKAVIDEADRAVRTVTGAVDRAVKAVADEVDSAAGDADRAVNEAADTIDRTADDMADMVDRAANGVTEKVDRAVNRVAERIDRIANRVAEQVETAVERAGGKVAGKITVTLFGDPAEKMRRVD; this is translated from the coding sequence GTGGACGAGGAACGGCAGTTGATTCTGCAGATGCTGGCCGACGGCAAGATCAGCGTGGCCGAGGCGGACATGCTGCTCAAGGCCCTGGCGGAGGCCGAGGCGGCCGCGGCGGCGCCCCCGCCTCCCCGGCAGGAGCCGCGCCCCCGGCTCAGGGACCTGGTGAGGCAGGCCCTGCAGGAGGCCGACCGGGCCCTGGACCGTGCGGTCAAGACGGTGGAGGAGCGGGTGGCCGAGCAGGAGCAGCGCGAGCCGTACCGGCAGATCCGCACGCTGGCCGTCTGGCTGGACAGGAACGCACAGGGCCCGGCCGGCGCCGTCGACCGGGACGCCAAGCAGGCGGCTGACGAGGCTGACAGGGCCGGCAACACAGCGGCTGATGAGGTGGACGGGACCCTCAACACGGTGGCTGACGAGGTGGACAGGACCGTCAAGGCGGTGATCGATGAGGCAGACAGGGCCGTCCGGACGGTGACCGGTGCAGTGGACAGGGCCGTCAAGGCGGTGGCGGATGAGGTGGACAGCGCCGCCGGCGACGCGGACAGGGCAGTCAACGAGGCTGCGGACACGATCGACAGGACCGCCGACGACATGGCCGACATGGTCGACAGGGCCGCCAACGGGGTGACCGAAAAGGTGGACCGGGCCGTCAACCGGGTAGCTGAACGGATCGACAGGATCGCGAACCGGGTGGCGGAGCAGGTGGAGACCGCCGTGGAGCGGGCGGGAGGCAAGGTTGCCGGCAAGATCACCGTGACGCTGTTCGGCGACCCCGCCGAGAAGATGAGGAGGGTGGACTGA
- a CDS encoding CPBP family glutamic-type intramembrane protease: MRTSQLDALVRVLSFYLAALVLLIVAGGALQYTLGLTGVVISQLGIFVALPLLFTLRVERRPIRPFLRLRMLTLRGWARSVLLGTVGWLAAQLMGAVLVLLVRQLGGEMVQTYQILLDASSWLALLVGALLPAICEELSFRGYVLGALRPLGPTAAVLLTGLLFGALHLSLVRLVPLALLGMLWALAVQRSGSILPGMVMHLLNNGIALGLTFFVQEQANPAALESLDAIPDGAIWLSAVMLGLMAAGLGVTAYFLAAGFSPRHLLRPLELAEEWSQAVDAEAEPVPATDAAAAEDAELRRLSAELEELRQRRRRMLWAAALVIGGLCLMIYLWAAARELAVVFA, translated from the coding sequence GTGCGTACAAGTCAGTTGGATGCCCTGGTCCGGGTCCTCAGCTTCTACCTGGCGGCGCTGGTCCTGCTCATCGTGGCAGGCGGAGCCCTCCAGTACACCCTCGGCCTGACCGGGGTGGTGATCTCCCAGCTCGGCATCTTCGTGGCGCTGCCGCTCCTCTTCACCCTGCGGGTGGAGAGGCGCCCGATCCGGCCGTTCCTGCGCCTGCGCATGCTGACCTTGCGGGGGTGGGCCCGGTCGGTGCTGCTGGGCACGGTGGGCTGGCTGGCCGCCCAGCTGATGGGGGCTGTACTGGTGCTGCTGGTGCGGCAGCTGGGGGGCGAGATGGTCCAGACCTACCAGATCCTGCTGGATGCCAGCTCCTGGCTCGCGCTCCTGGTGGGGGCGCTGCTGCCGGCCATCTGCGAGGAACTCTCCTTCCGCGGCTACGTCCTGGGGGCGCTGCGCCCTCTGGGACCCACCGCCGCGGTTCTCCTGACCGGACTGCTCTTCGGGGCGCTCCACCTCAGCCTGGTGCGGCTGGTCCCCCTCGCCCTGCTGGGCATGCTGTGGGCGCTGGCGGTGCAGCGCTCCGGCTCGATCCTGCCGGGGATGGTCATGCACCTGCTCAACAACGGCATTGCCCTCGGGCTCACCTTCTTCGTGCAGGAGCAGGCAAATCCTGCCGCCCTGGAGAGCCTCGACGCGATTCCGGACGGGGCGATCTGGCTGTCGGCCGTCATGCTGGGCCTCATGGCCGCCGGCCTCGGGGTCACCGCCTACTTCCTGGCCGCCGGCTTCAGCCCGCGGCACCTGCTGCGGCCCCTCGAGCTCGCGGAGGAGTGGAGCCAGGCTGTGGATGCGGAGGCGGAGCCGGTCCCGGCGACCGACGCCGCCGCGGCCGAGGACGCCGAGCTGCGTCGCCTCTCCGCCGAGCTGGAGGAGCTTCGGCAGCGCCGCCGGCGCATGCTCTGGGCCGCCGCCCTGGTCATCGGCGGGCTCTGCCTGATGATCTACCTCTGGGCGGCCGCCCGGGAGCTGGCCGTCGTCTTCGCCTGA
- a CDS encoding DUF2089 domain-containing protein — translation MPSRCPVCSGELTVTRLHCRHCDTTLEGRFETTRFARLTPEQLDFVAVFLKSRGNIKEVERELSISYPTVRARLDSVLAALGFQVDRSAAEEENRIKQARRKELLDRLNRGEITAEEAVAALKSL, via the coding sequence ATTCCCAGCAGGTGCCCTGTGTGCAGCGGAGAGCTGACCGTGACCCGGCTGCACTGCAGGCACTGTGACACCACGCTGGAGGGGCGGTTCGAGACCACGCGGTTCGCCCGGCTCACGCCGGAGCAGCTGGACTTCGTGGCGGTTTTCCTGAAGAGCCGCGGCAACATCAAGGAGGTGGAGCGCGAGCTTTCCATCTCGTACCCGACGGTGCGGGCCCGGCTGGACTCGGTGCTGGCCGCCCTGGGATTCCAGGTCGACCGCAGCGCGGCCGAGGAGGAGAACCGGATCAAGCAGGCCCGCCGCAAGGAGCTGCTCGACCGGCTGAACCGCGGCGAGATTACCGCTGAGGAAGCGGTGGCCGCCCTGAAGAGCCTGTAG
- a CDS encoding phage holin family protein, with product MRLLIRWALNALTLLGIAYVAPELGILKGFYVAGFEAAAVAVLLLSLLNLTVRPLLRMLTLPITCLTFGLFTLVINALMMMLTAELVAGFHVGGFRNALVVSVLYAVISAVLNGLVQGGEKD from the coding sequence GTGCGTCTGCTGATTCGCTGGGCTCTGAATGCGCTCACGCTGCTGGGGATCGCGTATGTGGCGCCGGAGCTGGGGATCCTGAAGGGCTTCTACGTCGCAGGGTTCGAGGCGGCGGCGGTGGCGGTGCTCCTGCTCTCGCTGCTCAACCTGACCGTGCGGCCGCTTCTGCGGATGCTCACCCTGCCGATCACGTGCCTCACCTTCGGCCTGTTCACCCTGGTGATCAACGCCCTGATGATGATGCTCACGGCTGAGCTGGTGGCCGGCTTCCACGTGGGCGGCTTCCGCAACGCCCTCGTGGTCTCGGTGCTCTACGCGGTCATCAGCGCGGTGCTGAACGGCCTGGTGCAGGGCGGCGAGAAGGACTGA
- a CDS encoding ROK family protein translates to MAEHGIALGIDLGGTSVKVGVVNRAGEILSRGVRPTEVEKGPSGVAENIALAVEDALQAAGMQLSGLDGVGVGTPGICDAARGVVVSSGNLNWKNVPLADLLQRRLGVPVRLENDANCAGLGEQWCGAARGHDHVILYTLGTGVGGALILGGRIYGGATGWAGELGHIRVAPGGPACTCGLQGCLEAVSSATAMAREGREAVAAGRSPAMARLAAEQGGRLDARVVITAAREGDPAAQQILRQAGEYLGIVSAMLVSALNPELIVVGGGASHAGDFLLEPMRRVIAEQAMPGPASIVRVVQASLGNDAGLIGAATLIWRWAVQNRGRS, encoded by the coding sequence GTGGCGGAACATGGGATTGCGCTCGGCATCGACCTGGGCGGCACGTCGGTCAAGGTCGGCGTGGTCAACCGGGCCGGCGAGATCCTGAGCAGGGGCGTCCGGCCCACCGAGGTGGAGAAGGGCCCGTCCGGCGTTGCCGAAAACATCGCCCTGGCCGTGGAGGACGCCCTGCAAGCCGCGGGGATGCAGCTGAGCGGACTTGACGGCGTCGGCGTGGGCACGCCGGGGATCTGCGACGCGGCCCGGGGCGTGGTGGTCAGCTCCGGGAACCTGAACTGGAAGAACGTGCCGCTGGCGGACCTGCTGCAGCGGCGCCTCGGCGTGCCCGTGCGTCTGGAAAACGACGCCAACTGCGCCGGCCTCGGCGAGCAGTGGTGCGGCGCCGCGCGCGGCCACGACCACGTGATCCTCTACACCCTCGGCACCGGCGTGGGCGGCGCGCTGATCCTCGGCGGGCGCATCTACGGCGGCGCCACCGGCTGGGCCGGCGAACTGGGCCACATCCGCGTGGCTCCCGGCGGCCCCGCCTGCACCTGCGGCCTGCAGGGTTGCCTCGAGGCCGTGTCCTCCGCAACCGCCATGGCGCGGGAGGGCCGGGAGGCCGTGGCGGCCGGGCGTTCGCCCGCCATGGCCCGGCTGGCCGCCGAGCAGGGGGGAAGGCTGGACGCCCGGGTGGTGATCACGGCCGCGCGGGAGGGCGATCCGGCGGCGCAGCAGATCCTCCGGCAGGCAGGCGAGTACCTCGGCATCGTCTCGGCGATGTTGGTGAGCGCGCTCAACCCCGAGCTGATCGTGGTGGGCGGCGGCGCCTCCCACGCCGGCGACTTCCTGCTGGAGCCGATGCGCAGGGTGATCGCCGAACAGGCCATGCCCGGGCCGGCCAGCATCGTCCGCGTGGTGCAGGCCTCGTTGGGCAACGACGCAGGGCTGATCGGCGCGGCGACGCTGATCTGGCGCTGGGCGGTACAGAATCGGGGCAGGTCGTGA
- a CDS encoding NUDIX domain-containing protein — protein sequence MRLTAAWRTVVQVGYDLFLKLNPRKIAAHAVILDESGRVLLLRSRYAGAWLLPGGGLRLREHLDEGLRRECREELGVDVVVEGLSGIYYDDRSAAYVAVFRCRLPGEPIRLSHEHAEYTWAEPDLLPPGQREMIRDARRFAGTTVVARLP from the coding sequence ATGAGACTGACTGCGGCCTGGCGCACTGTCGTGCAGGTCGGATACGACCTCTTTCTGAAGCTGAACCCCCGCAAGATCGCTGCGCACGCGGTCATCCTGGACGAGTCCGGCCGGGTCCTGCTCCTCCGGTCGCGCTACGCCGGCGCGTGGCTGTTGCCCGGTGGCGGCCTCAGGCTGCGGGAGCACCTGGACGAGGGGCTCCGCCGGGAGTGCCGTGAGGAACTGGGCGTGGACGTGGTGGTGGAGGGGCTGAGCGGCATCTACTACGACGACCGCTCGGCCGCGTACGTCGCCGTCTTCCGCTGCCGCCTTCCCGGCGAACCGATCCGCCTCTCCCACGAGCACGCCGAGTACACCTGGGCCGAGCCCGACCTGCTGCCGCCCGGGCAGCGGGAGATGATCAGGGACGCGCGCCGGTTCGCCGGCACGACCGTCGTCGCGCGGCTGCCCTGA
- a CDS encoding polysaccharide deacetylase family protein — protein sequence MKKQWIASVLCAAMLLSGCAAASSDPPSGRTPPVSDPTDPTPGIADPGDPNGPAGPGDPSGADEPGSPSDPSGPDGEPDGSENPGAPAVTWKPGGIGYPLVPSDPAVEQKVAMLTFDDGPSNYTPQVLEGLREAGVKAVFFITGYGAAQHPDLVKRIHEEGHLLGIHTMTHPNMTSLGREEQIAEIQPLIDLITDVTGEPPRYFRPPFGAYNDELLATLDELELELINWSNGSLDWDDVVDGYKDPNLVVEAVLDQLHPGSVILAHDTMKHTAEAVPLIIAALRERGYEFVVLP from the coding sequence ATGAAGAAGCAATGGATCGCATCCGTCCTCTGCGCGGCGATGCTGCTGAGCGGCTGTGCCGCTGCTTCGTCCGACCCGCCGTCCGGTCGGACGCCCCCGGTCTCGGACCCGACGGACCCCACGCCTGGCATCGCCGACCCCGGCGACCCGAACGGGCCCGCCGGTCCGGGCGACCCTTCCGGAGCGGACGAACCCGGCTCGCCGTCCGACCCGTCCGGCCCGGACGGCGAGCCGGACGGGTCCGAAAACCCCGGTGCCCCGGCCGTGACCTGGAAGCCCGGCGGCATCGGCTACCCGCTGGTGCCCAGCGACCCCGCGGTGGAGCAGAAGGTCGCCATGCTCACCTTCGACGACGGCCCCTCCAACTACACGCCGCAGGTGCTGGAAGGGCTCCGGGAGGCCGGCGTGAAGGCGGTCTTCTTCATCACCGGCTACGGCGCCGCGCAGCACCCGGACCTGGTGAAGCGGATCCACGAGGAGGGCCACCTGCTGGGCATCCACACGATGACCCACCCCAACATGACCAGCCTGGGCCGGGAGGAGCAGATCGCGGAGATCCAGCCGCTGATCGACCTGATCACCGATGTCACGGGCGAGCCACCCCGGTACTTCCGGCCGCCCTTCGGCGCGTACAACGACGAGCTCCTGGCGACACTGGACGAGCTGGAGCTGGAACTGATCAACTGGAGCAACGGTTCCCTGGACTGGGATGACGTGGTGGACGGCTACAAGGACCCGAACCTCGTGGTTGAGGCGGTCCTGGACCAGCTTCATCCCGGTTCCGTCATCCTGGCCCACGACACGATGAAGCACACCGCGGAGGCCGTGCCGCTGATCATCGCGGCGCTGCGGGAGCGGGGATACGAGTTCGTGGTGCTGCCATAA
- a CDS encoding DUF4097 family beta strand repeat-containing protein has translation MSQEERLLILQMVADKKITAAEGAELLRALEGQREEEPPAETAAPPRPQRRSGPSAGLGSGLSSLIEEVVERVTGVLSDFTGQQYEFPTEITGVFTADQVPLRIFTGNGHVELRGWDEPGYKAQIVAKARAATEAEAQRRAQEAYRVTATESGFLLETDRRFDWSDLGVHLTLFLPKDRIYHLETRTGNGHIRVEGITLTEGNAKSGNGRITILGVTADRLYLKSGNGSVDVDGDVADLEATTGNGSLRVIPMGRRSEKMQLKTGNGSASIDTGRLSRDVGFFVDAHTGMGSVSIARPDLVYELDERNIGFKHVIAHSEGFDTAAQKVSIRVRTGLGSISVE, from the coding sequence ATGTCTCAGGAAGAACGGCTCTTGATCCTGCAGATGGTGGCCGACAAGAAGATCACCGCTGCCGAGGGCGCTGAGCTGCTGCGGGCGCTGGAAGGACAGCGGGAGGAGGAGCCGCCCGCCGAGACGGCAGCGCCGCCGCGCCCGCAGCGCCGCAGCGGGCCCTCGGCCGGCCTGGGCTCCGGCCTCTCGAGCCTGATCGAGGAGGTCGTCGAGCGGGTCACCGGCGTGCTCAGCGATTTCACCGGCCAGCAGTACGAGTTTCCCACCGAGATCACCGGTGTCTTCACGGCGGATCAGGTGCCGCTGCGCATCTTCACCGGCAACGGCCACGTGGAGCTGCGGGGCTGGGATGAGCCGGGCTACAAGGCCCAGATCGTCGCGAAGGCGCGGGCCGCGACCGAGGCCGAGGCGCAGCGGCGGGCCCAGGAGGCCTACCGCGTGACCGCCACGGAGTCCGGCTTCCTCCTGGAGACCGACCGGCGTTTCGACTGGTCCGACCTCGGTGTGCACCTGACCCTGTTCCTGCCCAAGGACCGGATCTACCACCTGGAGACCCGCACGGGCAACGGCCACATCCGGGTCGAGGGGATTACGCTGACCGAGGGCAACGCCAAGAGCGGCAACGGCCGCATCACCATCCTGGGCGTCACGGCCGACCGGCTCTACCTGAAGTCCGGCAACGGTTCGGTCGACGTGGACGGCGACGTGGCGGACCTGGAGGCGACCACCGGCAACGGCTCGCTGCGCGTCATCCCGATGGGCCGCCGCTCCGAGAAGATGCAGCTGAAGACCGGAAACGGGTCGGCCTCCATCGACACGGGGCGGCTGAGCCGGGACGTGGGCTTCTTCGTGGATGCCCACACCGGCATGGGCAGCGTCTCCATCGCGCGGCCCGACCTGGTCTACGAGCTGGACGAGCGGAACATCGGCTTCAAGCACGTGATCGCCCACAGCGAGGGCTTCGACACCGCCGCTCAGAAGGTCTCCATCCGCGTGCGCACAGGGCTCGGCTCCATCTCCGTCGAATAG
- a CDS encoding anti-sigma factor family protein: MNCSDLHRLLEAYWARALAEDERRACEAHLAVCDDCRFLAESRDLLADLNDPELERMVLMEPPPLPDDFTARVMERVAAEQPRPFSLLWPWLRTRWSVHQYASVAYALCATILVVSLGNGLLLWSQSTDRLAVWMARGQAYWAAAEAYAAPFSQWLHSLWYALAAFLY; encoded by the coding sequence GTGAACTGCAGCGACCTGCACCGGCTGCTGGAAGCCTACTGGGCTCGGGCGCTCGCTGAGGATGAGCGCCGCGCCTGCGAAGCGCACCTGGCCGTCTGTGACGACTGCCGGTTCCTGGCGGAGAGCCGGGACCTGCTGGCGGATCTGAACGACCCGGAGCTGGAGCGGATGGTGCTCATGGAGCCGCCGCCGCTGCCGGACGACTTCACCGCCCGGGTGATGGAGCGGGTGGCGGCAGAACAGCCGCGGCCCTTCAGCCTGCTCTGGCCCTGGCTGCGCACCAGGTGGTCGGTGCACCAGTACGCCAGCGTGGCCTATGCGCTCTGCGCCACCATACTGGTGGTTTCGCTGGGAAACGGCCTTCTCCTCTGGAGCCAGTCCACCGACCGGCTGGCGGTCTGGATGGCCAGGGGGCAGGCCTACTGGGCGGCCGCAGAGGCATACGCCGCTCCCTTCTCGCAGTGGCTGCACAGCCTGTGGTACGCGCTGGCGGCCTTCCTCTACTAG